The Labrus mixtus chromosome 21, fLabMix1.1, whole genome shotgun sequence nucleotide sequence aGTTGACCTCTTTTATAGACCTAGTTCTGATAATTTGGTTTATAAACTcggttttctattttttggtCAAATAGAAACCCACCTTTTCTTTAAACGTACTCCTGTCTCTTGTGCCTTACTGTTTGGTCCCTAACAATTGGTGGCAGTGGTGGGATCATTCAGTGAAAAACAAAGGATTTTTTGGTTTTCTACCCAGTTCCCCCTGAAAAAAGGACAAATGCATCATGGCGGGAAAGTGAATACCCAGGAAAGGCAAGCCAGCAATGAAGAGGAAGACAGTGGCACTTCTGGGGTGGTAGGAAGCACTGAGGGTGAAGGTAAGGAGCCAACTCTGTCAGACCTGATTCTCCAGGCCCACATGGGTCAGTAAGAGGCCCGGGAGGCTAAGCATAATGAGCTAACTGCACTGCAGCGCTTTAACATCAGTTTCAGCTTCTGCATTTAGAAGTTCAGGCCAGAACAACTCCAGTACCTGATCCTCAGTTTCCAGACTCTGACCCATCAAATGTGGAGGCTCCATTGACTACCATGCACTATCCTTCCACCCAAGCTGAGGCCCCTGCAGGTCCTTTTCACTCACACTATGAGCCCAGGTTGGATAAATTGTCTGATAATGACGACTTTGAACACTTCCTAGTCACATTTGAACGTATTGCTGTAGCATGCCGGTGGCAGAGAGCTGATTGGGTTTTTCATTTAATACCACTCCTTACTGGCAAGGCTAGAGGTGCTTATGTGCATATGGACATTGATGACTCTCTTAATTATGAAAGGGTAAAGTCTGCCATTCTTGCTAAAAATGACATTAACCCCGAGACTTACAGGCAAAGATTCCGCTCCCTGGACGTCAACCCTGATGAGAGCCCTGATGATTTGTTTGTGAGGCTCAAGGAGCTCTTTGGGAAATGGATCCAGCCAAAAGACTAAAGCATCCGGGCAGTACGTGAAATGAGCAGCCAGCTAGCAGGCCAAAAAAACCCTCTAGCAAAGAGTTAATTTGTTATCTATGTGGACTTGGAAGGCCATTGTTACGCCGCTACACAAACCCACAGCCAAATGCTATCCTTGAGCCTGACTCTAAGGCCAGTGAGCCTTAGGAGCCCGTAACTTAATGCCTTTCCTTACGTGTTGCGTAAATGTGAAGGTGtatcctgccttacctgaatgtgtgtgcaactgtcctgtctgtttgaggggtgcgtGTAGGTGACTCGGTTTAGTTCATGTGCCTCGTGGAGTCTCTTTGACTCAAAACCAATTTCCGCTggctcctccgcaggtgctgctaaggaaggttacagagacagagccaccacagcccccctcaggtgtgtcatcagtactgaccctgcttctcctcctaccaaccacacctaccgctaaagacactgaagtgaatccccCTAACGCATCATCATAACTTCCTTCcccctataaaaaaaaaacacaactaaattGTGACACCAAccattttttcttcatattttctcccatgttttgtttttccacaaagACTTGCAACTCGACTTGGACTTTAACACCAATGACTCGTGACTCCACTTGGACTTGAGCCTAATGACTCGAAAAACTTGAGTGTTATTTAAGGGACTTATTATTTCCGCGATGCGCAAAACATGAATGGAATCAGAGTTTGACATTGAAAATATGATCAACTGTGCACAAGATATCGTGGGATTTACCTCATCATggttgtgattttaaaaaatatatttttttaagaataggctaaataaaataattcagtgaatggtgtaaacagatttttactctgttaaaatgttgtttcatttgGGGAAGAGAGCTAATGACTTGTTGAGGACTCGAAATTTAAAGTTAAGGACTTTTGACTCGACTTGGGACTTGCCTGTCATTACTTGGGACTTGACTCTATACTATTGGATAGACTTGAGAATTACTTTGGCATCTCAGGACAAGATCTAGAGTGGTTAAAGTCCTACCTATCAGAAAgatttcaatgtgttttttatgacaaCATAACGGCACGGGGTTCCACAGGGGTCTGTACTGGGTCCATTGCTGTTTTCAATCTACCTATCCCCATTGGGTCAGATATTGCATTCTTgccataaaaaacaacatcaccTAAATAGTACAGACTTTATTGCACAGCATCAGCTGGTCTCAAACTGTCAAAGATTAGAACAGTTTTTGGTTCCAGTGTTTGTCCTTCAAGGGTCAACATTTTCAACGTCTTTGCTTCCTGAAACAGACAGCACACCTGCTACACTCACAACCTCCTCAGCGATTCCTTTACTTGGTGGGTTTCTGGTACTAGAGACTTTGAGGAAGTTAGCAATGATGAGTTTCTGTCTGGCCTTTAATGCCTCAGGGTTGATATCTGGCTCTGCACGTTGCTTGCCGGGATGCAGGGGCTCGATTTGACCAGCGTCAGACGGTGGAGGCACGGAGAACTTTTTAGCGATGTTGTGCAGGACACTGCACGCCTTGATAATATTGGACTTTTTGGCCAAAGAGTTTTCTTGTGCAAAACCGAGTTGATTTAAACACCTGAAGCGCCTCTTCATGGAGCCGAGCGTTGTTCGCATGACATCGTGGATCTTTGTGTGGGCCTCGTTGAAGCTGGTCTCGCTGTCATTTGCAGGTTCTGCCACAGGAGTCAGGACATGTTTGCTTAAGTTGTAGCCTTTCCCTGCTTtaagaaagacaagaaagagaATGAAATTAATCTAACATCTGGACAACAAAACCCTAATATATATGATGAACCTTAAAATGGACTGAAGTCTTTACGTCGAGTTGAGAAACTTAATCAGAACCTACACATGAGAAACATCAATCACCAAACTAGAAGTGAGTGTTTGTTAGAATGTACTGAAGAAAAATGTGCAATCTCTGAAACACAGATGACAttgtaaatactgtatattaagaACTGCACAGCTGTTATGTAGGGTTCTATTCAAAGGATGTAAGGGGCATAGTATGTGTTGTATGTTGCAATATGACTCACTCAGAATAAATTATAaaagttactttaaaaaaaaaatgtaaaaaatgttttcttatgtaTGGTTTAATATCTTACCAATAACCCAAAAAGGTCCGTGTATTTCCTCCTCCATTTCCCTCCCTTTGAAAGACGACTCCCACAGCTCCTGCTCAAACGTGCTGCCTACACAACACTTTTCGACACTCAGTATGTTTCCGTCAGAGTCACATATGATCTGGCTCACCACAGATGTGTACCCCAAGGTGTTGACAAAACCCCTGAATGTGTCCGTCTCATAAGGGGAGGCTCTGATCTTGAAGTGAGCCGCGCCAAGAACGCCCAGCACATTGGGGATCCTACATAATTTCTCTGTCTTGAACGCGACCTTCTTTTTGGCCTCATGGGTTAGTGGGAAAGAGATGAACTGGTCGGACATGCCTGCGATGACTCCGGATACAGTGCTCATGATCGCGAGACAGTCCGTCTGACACTGTCCGACCCTCTGCAGGACACAGGGTGAGGAGACTCCGTGTGCGTAATAGTTCAACGCCACCATAACCATCTCGTCCACGGACAGCGTTGGGTTCTTCAGAGCCAACGTTTTCATGCGGATGCGAGCAGCGTCCAGGATGAAACTGATGCAGGGTCTGCTGAGGTTGAACATCTGGAACAAAGCTTCGTCGTCAAACTCATCAAAACAGCTCGGAGCCCCGAAGTCCGCTCCGCCGTTTCCGAGGAGCTCCTCCTGGACCGCGAGCCACACTGGAAGAGCGAAGGACATATCTTATACTGCTGCAGTTTGTTAAatacaagaaaacacagagattacAGAATGactgagaagaaaataaacaataacagcGAGAGGCATGGACGCacactcttcttctttatgATTTAGAGAGTACTCAAAGCTTTACTATATCGCCACCCAGTGGACAGGAATACCAACTACAAACTGAACGCTGAAAGAAATAAAATTAGAAACATCATTCCGTAATTGAACTTCAGGCCTATTTACattgaaaatgtactttaattGGAAAGTATTTTTGGagaaataaaaagcacatacaatTGACacaacttaaataaaataacgTAATTTCCTGTCAACATTTAAATTACAGCAGTATACTCACAGTTTGCAGATAATCGTgatgttcattaatattttttcattttactctCAGCCAATTCCATATCGTCTAGCCTCATCCTATCAAACTTATCCTGCCTCATAATCGTCAACCAGCCTTTTGGTTATTTGacttaatgatttaaaatattgttataGCAGccaccttcaaaaaaaaaaaaaaatattcaattacAGTTCCATCCATATCTCTCCTGTCATTTTGGATATTTCATGCACAGAAGTCTTACAGAGGATAGGAAATgctaattataaaaaaaacaagttattatTGTAGGAAACCATGGTCTCTATAAACCAAAATCTGTTAAATGACCTCTTGAGGAATTTAAGttggaagaaacaaaacagattcttaacaaggtgatttaaaaaagacattaactgtgttgtgttgcaggttAAACAGATCAAATACATCCATATTACTGAGTATT carries:
- the LOC132955943 gene encoding putative nuclease HARBI1, which codes for MSFALPVWLAVQEELLGNGGADFGAPSCFDEFDDEALFQMFNLSRPCISFILDAARIRMKTLALKNPTLSVDEMVMVALNYYAHGVSSPCVLQRVGQCQTDCLAIMSTVSGVIAGMSDQFISFPLTHEAKKKVAFKTEKLCRIPNVLGVLGAAHFKIRASPYETDTFRGFVNTLGYTSVVSQIICDSDGNILSVEKCCVGSTFEQELWESSFKGREMEEEIHGPFWVIAGKGYNLSKHVLTPVAEPANDSETSFNEAHTKIHDVMRTTLGSMKRRFRCLNQLGFAQENSLAKKSNIIKACSVLHNIAKKFSVPPPSDAGQIEPLHPGKQRAEPDINPEALKARQKLIIANFLKVSSTRNPPSKGIAEEVVSVAGVLSVSGSKDVENVDP